Part of the Nicotiana sylvestris chromosome 5, ASM39365v2, whole genome shotgun sequence genome is shown below.
cctcttcattcttgcatgttgacagggccggaaacctgttccagatggcttttggtaggcttgtatgggtgggtagGCATTTCGTGGAGCCGGgtacctggaaagtgaagtatggcttTTAAGGTCACGGGGAGAGAAGTGGTGTTAGGGAgaggagaagcattgaggagtaatggagctactcgggtagctgggaaagctgccataagtgggttgggatggagagtatgagggatcttccgttatggtgttgggtgcttgggtaatgacagagttcaagaggcttggcggtggagggggcgGTGTTTTCCCCGTTATCCATgcatgatacatgtctgccacatgctgccTCAGCAtcttcacttcttctaccaacccgttgttccgttcgaccaattgttgttgGTCATTGGTACCGACCCACtatgttctgaggttctgtgtcatttgctttgcagggaggagttaccacaaccaaccacttttctatatatgaacacagcaaagggaagccattacgttagtgttagggcatttgacagataatcatatatcagagatggaatgcacctaagcagttaaaccgttctatcagagatgcgatgcactcacgctttcctttatttttctttctctttttttattcagtggtggtcgaatcttatgtagattgcctacgtatcatgaccccgcatgaatcagaccttgcgtagttcggaccaataaaagataaacaataataaacattttttcaattttcatattaaaacaaactgggtttcaaaggtttgaagatgacctacaaactcgaaaatcaaacaacccacatattctaatcaaaagatttacaaacggccagtttctttccccgtttgacaaaggcaaccaaacggttatttttgcaaacgtggccccttccaaattccacatgaattttgaggccggggaggattattttatgacactttacaaacttgtccattcttttacgaaaatagcctttcgacaactgagagatactctaaggttatttcggcaagaacagtttaacatgcggccgaagctggcttgtcttatttttgacaaaaaatccAGACAGTGTTCACCTGACCActgactttttttttcaaattacaatgaaaatgtggtgttgcaaacacgacccttcagcgcctcggggacgaaggtttttaaggctgtgtgggtcaactggaccaaaatccctaaaaaatgacccaaggtggctgtttatacaaagtcagccttccggcgtccctttcgggaacattcggctatttttgacaaaaacagcatcacccgacttatttatgactctttttatcattttttaaaaaaaatagaaaactcaacattgcaaacacggcctttcaacgcctcggggacgaagatttttaaggttgtgggggtccactagaccaaatcttaaacatgacccgaaaagtggctgtttatgcaaagtcagccctccggcgtccctttcgggaacattctgctatttttgacaaaacaacatcacccgaatGATTCATGACAGAatcaaaattttgacatgttttttttattattatttatttgtttttggctatttagcaaaaggtggggttggacccgatgagggttgcctacgtatctcacatccggtgagaatcaaacccatgtagttcgggcagattggatacggatgagaataaaaaaataactaattcagagaaaacatatctttttttttcttttgctttttcttaaaaggtgatgaaacatgtaaaatcttttggattttctttttccctttttttatttttgatttttcaaaaatgataaaaagtgcaaatttttttttttaaaattttcatttttttgcattttgtTTAAATAAAAATGTAACAAAACATAACCGGGCTCTATTTGCTTTATCTtcgcacttcaccctctctttttccttttttccttttcattcactctcaattatcattggtccaccaaatgacccttttacccttgaaggaatgcaacatgaaagcacataagatgcatcaagatggtcttttccatttcaggttgctagtcctagacggacccaacccttgtgttgagtcccctaagccaaatgcaACGGATCTGTTGCTTTATCTTCgctcttcaccctctctttttccttttttccttttcattcactctcaattatcattggtccgccaaatgacccttttacccttgaaggaatgcaacatgcaagcacataagatgcatcaagatggtctttttcatttcaggttgctagtcctagacggacccaacccctgtgttgagtcccctaagccaaatgcaacatgatgcaaataatcgttcctactagggatccggcatgaagtcatgttattctatgttcaaaacctgggttggTGTTTTacactgtgtacccgagcggacaactcgagtcgaggagggggcaacttaccgggaaccaaaaggccatccggcttcgtaacttgtccggcctcgttctaaattgggacttgacactatacagaaaagaagtcgtacgaagtacacccttcttcatgattcagaagactcagagagaagatgggtttcggcacaatttatatacagttcacataatatcaaagcggtaaaagcaacatttagcacattaggctcaaacatgtaaaaatcagataaagccaaatataacaatttatctaagctcgaatttctaaccctgaaccagtggttctgggttaaacatccccagcagagtcgccagagctgtcacacctcctttttccggccccgcgaggggcgtaggacttttttccaattaaaggacaatcgaaacgggatttatttatttatttcagagtcgccacttgggagatttagggtgtcccaagtcaccaatttaatcctgaatcgaggaaaagaatgactccatattacagtctgtgcaccagaaatctggataaggaattctgttagcccgggagaaggtgttaggcattcccgagttccgtggttctagcacggtcgctcaactgtcatatttggcttgattatttgatttaatacatgttgaacctatgtgcaaaatttaacttttaaccgcttttatcatttactgttatttttatcaagaattgcaacatcgtggaaacacatctcgaaccacgtcacaatcaatgtacccgtggttagagccaCATTTCAACcctgttgagattgggatttgggtcacataaatgtgcacccgagtttaggaagataacattattaaatacgtgcctaaagtgactagcgtatcatttactttgggtagggccgtgggattttactaaacggtccatcccgaagtctaagcaattttaaaaaaaatatttactgagggccccgcaatttttgtatttttgttcgacgaggctcatctcattcttatttttttttaaaaggaatttgcaacgtcatggacacgcatctcgaaccacgtcacaatcaatgtacccgtgattagagacacatttcgactccgttgagatttggatttgggtcacataaatgcccacccgtatttaagaagataagattaattaagacgcgtcctaaagaaactacgtattgttgttttagaaaaaggccgtgaaaaattcactaaacggccaaatccaaagtctagtaatagttatgtatttattgagggccccagcgatgtgcgatttatttggcgaggctcgtctcattttttatttttaaaggataaacctacagtgactacatttgttctattaagtttgtctctaaaataaaataaaatctcccaattaattacatgctgaaaaacgtaacttattagttattagtttacggctaatacgaatggaaaattgcgatcgagtttgtacaaagaaagactgctttcattctatattctattatttaataatactagaacatgagattgacacaccataatatcaaaacaaattaactagtctttgattaatttaaactaacattattagatgaagaatttatacatatgcaaccccattactcattaatcagtcaactacatctttatacaaagaagggaaaattctattcaaacacaaatctaaacaggaggaattcaaccgGAACAGAGCcggattaatatttcatttcacttcaagccgagagtgtacaaatgtgtaccaggaaatggcagtacaagaagaaaagaaggaggagtcagcaacagtaataacacagcaacagcagattcagcaacaccgcaaaaccagtaacgaccagtagaataacccagtaatagattgaaaactcagcaataccaaagtgcaatcgcaatcaaagcagaagagagacggatacaagatgcagtagtttactgattttgaataacactcgaggaaagacaaacggaaattattcaagtgaaagttcaaattgtctttctcttttcaaaactctaccacacttcttcagattttcagaatgtattactctcaaaaaatATTCTCCCCAAAAATCTCTCTCGAAAAAAATCCTCCTCTCATCCTCCTCTCATCCCCCCTTATATACAAAGCAAGACCCCCTTTTACCTCTTTcccctttaacttttattattacccacacttttactttagtaaaagtagtcaacatgggccccccgtgttccctctttttgaaaagtagtcaaagtagcccccatgttccctctttttgaaaagtagtcaaagtgggcccccttgttccctctttttgaaaagaagacattattatccaccttttcctttttgcttttatcattacgtcttgtcccccaccataattaaataatctacAATTGGTTAATTTCCGTATTACCCttaaaactactgttactgccctgattcaaaatctgttataacttcaaaaatctgtccaaataacaattatcgcacatttaaataacaattaactataaaaatcacacaatttagacgttaaatgctaaaatgcaacgtacattatttttatgattttgtaaaacaaacttaaataaatactaaatgcaaatgcgacatatttttgtaattttttattaatttaaccaataaacacgcacagatagaaatacaaataattatcaaaaatgtcacaaaaattctcaaaattgcacctcaaggaaaatcattttattttgaattttttgggagtaattctcatatagggcaaaaatcacgtgcttacagggggGGACAGCTGCCAAGAGGTGAATTGGCATTGATTGAAGGACATATCTGATCAGAGTGGCTCTTCCTCCATGTGACAACATTTTTCCATGCCAGCCCCTAATTCTACTCACAATCTTGGAGACTAGTGTGTTGAAGTGAATGATTCTCAGCCTGCCAATGTACAGAGGGAAGCCAAGGTATGTTAGAGGAGATGACTTCTTGGAGAAACCTGTGACAGATTGAATTCTTCTAACAACAGAGGGGAAGGCACAAGGAGAGGTCATGAAATGGATTTTGTGTCTGTTAATCTGCTGGCCAGATGTTTTTTCATAGTTGTTCAATATCCACACGATTTTCTGAAGAGATGGACTTTTCCCAGAAGTGAAGATGATGATATCATCAGCAAAACTCAAATGATTGACTTGAGGGCCTCTCCTTTCCATATAGAAGCCATTGAACAATTGGTCATGATTGAGGATATTTAGCATTCTGGAAAGAAGTTCAGCACTAATGATGAATAGATCTAGGACAAGAGGTTCACCTTGTTTTAGGCCTCTTGTAGAGCGGAAGAAACCCTCTGCAGCCATTGACAATTACTGAATACCAGTTGTTAGACATGGTTCTCCAAATCATGTCAATGATCCTTTCACTAAACCCCATCCTCCTTAGCATTACGCAAGTAAAACTCTAGGAGACCCTATCATAGGCTTTGGCCATGTCTAATTTGATGACAACATTTGATCCTTCATTTGGTTTCTTAATACCATGAACAATTTCTTGAGCCAACATGATGTTCTCGGATATACTTCTTCCTTCACAAAACTAGACTGATTAGCTGAGATTATTCTAGGAAGAATAGGACCAGGTCTGGTGCATATGACTTTGGATATGATCTTATTTATGAAGTTGCTGAGGCTGATGGGTCTGAATTCAGTCAAAGAGTTGGGGAATTCCACCTTTGGCAGAAGAACCAAGCATGCACTGGTCATGTATTTAGGCATAGTACAGCCACCAAAGAAAGCTAGCACAACATTTAGGAGATCATGCTTGATGATGTCCCAGCAGGAATGGTAGAATTTGCCATTAAAACCATCTGGTCTAGCAGCACTGGTGGGGTTCATTAAGAAGACTACTTCTTTAAGCTCTGATAAGGTAGGATTTGCAGATATAGTGTCATTATCCTCCTGAGTAATCATAGAAGGGATACATGACAACAGATCTTATCTAATTGACCTTATAGGATCTGAGAAGAGGTCTTGGTAGAATTCACAAGCAGTACTCCCGATAGCCTTATCCGCTTGAATCCACTGCCATCCTAATCCTTGATCTTGTGGATGTAcaattttcttcttctacctctaaTAAGGCTGTGAAAGTATTTGGAATTTGCATCTCCTTCTTTAAACCACTGGAGGTGAGTTTCTTGTGTATGGAAGTTCTCCTTTAACTTCATGTATCTGATGTATTGAGCATTAAGATCATGGAGATTTGCCCTGTCAGTTTCATCATTTGTCTGAGCCCAAACCATCTCTACTGCCTTCACCTTTTCTTCATAATCTTTAGCCTTTTGGAAAATATCACCATATTCTTGCCTTGACCACTGACTTAAACCAGTAGAAAGGGCCTTCAATTTTTGATGGAAAATCCACATGGCACTGCCAGTTACCTGTTCATCCCATATTCCTTTAACTAATAGTTTGAATTTTGCATTATCAACCCATAGGTTTAGGAACCTAAAGTACTTGGTGCAATTTTCTTGCCTAACTCTGATTTCCATGAGGAGAAGGTTGTGATCAGATCCTGCTGATGCTAAATGAGAAATTATGGAAGCAGGAAAAGCAGCTAACCATTGATCATTGGCTAACCCTCTATCCAATCTTTTCCACACAATGGAGCATTGACCTCTACCGTTGGACCAGGCACATCTGGGACCATAGAACCCCAAATCAACCAAGCCAGAATTTTCAATCATGCATAGAAAGTCCAAACTCTTGTTCATTTTATAAGGAATGCCCCCTATCTTCTCTTCCACTGAAGCTATAAAATTGAAGTCACCAATCACACACCAAGGAGAGTCATAAGTTGTTGATTTGTGTCTCAGCACCTCCCATAGAGGTCTTCTAAGAATTGGTTTACATTTGGCATAGATTACTGTGAGGAAAAAAGGGGTGTCACTTTCAACATGTCTCATTTGTAAGGTCAACTGTTGTTCATCATGATCAGTGACAGAAGCACTGAATTCTTTGTCCCAAAAAACCCAAATCTTGTCATTAACATTGGAAGCAGCTTGGTGCATTGAAAGTTGGAGTTTGAGAAGGTTGATATGAGTGGTATCAAGGAATGGTTCAAGAACTGCAATAAAGGAAAGTTTGTGGATGTGTTTAAGAATTCTGAGCCTTTCAATAGCTCCAGAGATTCTAATGCCTCTTGCATTCCAAATGATTGTACTAATCATTGGAAAGAGGGTTTTAAATTGTGTTTTGGTGGGACACTGCTGCTTCTATTTCTAGCAGCTCAGCTTTTGGTAAGCCTGGGAGAGGGACTTTTCCTGGTAGATAAAGTTGTAGAAGCAACACTTTCCTGAATTGTTTCACCATTTACTGCACTAATTAGCAGCTCACAGTGTTTTTGTTTTTCAGGATCTCATTCACTAGAGTCACTGTCTTCATCCTGGTTCCCAACAATTTCATCCTCAGATTCAATTGGTCTATACTCATCCTGCTTTGGAGTGTATCTGTTGAGAGGACATTCCTCCAGAACCATATCTAAGGGATTTAGGAGATGTTTTTTTGGGAGTGATGGGGGAGACAAAGGTGCATTTGTGTGTTTTGGATTTGGGGTGTTCTTCATTGATGGGTAAATCTAATTCATTGCCATCAGAGATTGGTTCTTTATTGGTTAAAAGAGGTTGAAAGAGTGAAGGGTTGGCTATGACAGAGTTCCTGTAACCAGGAGATTCAAAGGTTGCATTGGGAATTGGACTGACTCTTTGCTGTATTATAGGGCTAAAAAATAAGGGATCCTCAGGAGGATCATTTATACTGATTCCTGCATTTCTGCTCTTCatagattttctctttttttggctgggcttattttttgatttttgagtcTGAACTTGAAAGTCATCAACAACTTTGGCTTTTCTTATGAGGAGAGCTTTTATTTGTGCTGATGGATTCTCCTTAGAACTTAAGGACTCAGAATCCTCCTCAACAGTCACACTGTCATACTAATAAGCTTGTTGTGTGTCTAAATTGGAGATTGTGGCAGCATGGGTTGGTTGGTCAATCATATGGTCATTCAATTGTGCATTAGCACACTCATGCAAAACATGAGGAAGCCCCTCCCCATTTGGAACCCCTTCCTGCCTGGCAATAAGGTTCTCCTGATAGATCTTCTTTCCTCCATTAATACTACAATCAACAAAGCTAGAGGAGGGAGTAGAGGGAATGGGATGATCCTGGGCAACATCATCTACTCTCCTCTCTAGTTGAACTGGAGGATTGATAGTATGTATACCTGAATGTTCTGGAGTCTGTGTGGTCTGCTGGTGAATTTCATTTGGAGCAACCTTTTGTTGTTTAGCATCTGGTTGTTTTGGCATATAAACCTATTGTTGCCTCTTGGTCTGAGTGTTAGCTCTGAAGTTCTTCCTATTCTAAGTCTGCCATTCTTCCTCTGGTGTTTCTTGAACTAAATTTTGGTGTCCTATTGCTTTTTGGTATTGTACTGACTTTGGATTTTTGCTTTGATTTTGTTCATTAGTTTTTGGCCTTCCCTCTTGTACAGTTTGTTGTAGTCCCTTGGATGTACCTGGGGCTGTATTGTGTGGACTCCCTATAGCTTTTTGTTCttcctcttttctcttctttttatcTTCATCTTTTAGTCTGGTTTCACATGTGTATTCAGAGTGACCTAAATGTCTGTAGTGAGTGTAGTAGGCAGGCAAACTATTATACTGGACTTCCAGCCATTTTCCATCTCCATTTTCATCCTGATCCTCATCATATCCAA
Proteins encoded:
- the LOC138868836 gene encoding uncharacterized protein → MISTIIWNARGIRISGAIERLRILKHIHKLSFIAVLEPFLDTTHINLLKLQLSMHQAASNVNDKIWVFWDKEFSASVTDHDEQQLTLQMRHVESDTPFFLTVIYAKCKPILRRPLWEVLRHKSTTYDSPWCVIGDFNFIASVEEKIGGIPYKMNKSLDFLCMIENSGLVDLGFYGPRCAWSNGRGQCSIVWKRLDRGLANDQWLAAFPASIISHLASAGSDHNLLLMEIRVRQENCTKYFRFLNLWVDNAKFKLLVKGIWDEQVTGSAMWIFHQKLKALSTGLSQWSRQEYGDIFQKAKDYEEKVKAVEMVWAQTNDETDRANLHDLNAQYIRYMKLKENFHTQETHLQWFKEGDANSKYFHSLIRGRRRKLYIHKIKD